One segment of Rhodopirellula baltica SH 1 DNA contains the following:
- a CDS encoding NAD(P)H-hydrate epimerase, whose amino-acid sequence MSPEVLSARPGFVRNLMDVMMKPVLQLPPMTCQRIREIDSLAMEQFQMPGIILMENAGRGAAELIEELAPEGNVLILCGKGNNGGDGFTIARHLQLAGREVMILAMAATNELQGDAAIQAKIAEAAGIKIQVVGEAVEAGRLPATDIVVDGLLGTGAKPPLRGRYAEVVEAANASSAIRIALDIPTGMNGDTGETGETTFRADHTLTFAAPKVGFEKLGAARFTGEVHVISIGVPLELLRQFSV is encoded by the coding sequence ATGAGTCCCGAAGTTCTTTCGGCCCGTCCTGGCTTCGTTCGAAATTTGATGGATGTGATGATGAAACCGGTATTGCAGTTGCCGCCGATGACGTGCCAGCGAATACGCGAAATTGATTCTTTGGCGATGGAGCAATTCCAAATGCCCGGCATCATCCTGATGGAAAATGCGGGGCGTGGCGCAGCCGAACTCATTGAGGAGCTCGCGCCTGAGGGCAACGTGCTGATTCTTTGCGGCAAAGGCAACAACGGTGGCGATGGATTCACGATCGCTCGGCATTTGCAGTTGGCCGGACGCGAAGTGATGATTCTGGCGATGGCAGCGACGAACGAATTGCAAGGCGACGCCGCCATCCAAGCAAAGATCGCGGAGGCGGCGGGAATCAAGATTCAGGTTGTCGGAGAAGCTGTCGAAGCTGGACGTTTGCCGGCAACAGATATCGTGGTTGATGGCCTGCTGGGCACCGGCGCCAAGCCACCGCTTCGAGGACGCTACGCTGAGGTGGTGGAAGCAGCCAACGCGAGCTCCGCAATTCGAATCGCTTTGGACATTCCAACGGGAATGAACGGCGACACGGGAGAAACGGGCGAGACGACGTTTCGGGCCGATCACACGCTGACGTTTGCCGCACCCAAGGTCGGTTTTGAGAAGTTGGGCGCTGCCCGTTTCACTGGCGAAGTTCACGTGATTTCAATCGGCGTGCCGCTTGAGCTACTGCGCCAATTCAGCGTGTGA
- a CDS encoding FmdB family zinc ribbon protein: MPLYEYECKSCDDVVEILVRSPGEEVSCPKCSNAELTRVLSVPSAPSMSGGSSSLPMAGGGEACGAPRCCGGGCQM; this comes from the coding sequence ATGCCTCTGTACGAATACGAATGCAAGTCGTGTGATGATGTGGTTGAGATCCTGGTTCGATCGCCAGGCGAAGAAGTGTCCTGCCCCAAGTGCAGCAACGCTGAACTGACACGTGTCCTCAGCGTCCCGTCGGCTCCCTCAATGAGCGGCGGCAGTTCGAGCCTGCCGATGGCTGGCGGCGGCGAAGCATGCGGTGCCCCGCGATGCTGCGGTGGCGGTTGCCAAATGTAG